From the Hippocampus zosterae strain Florida chromosome 13, ASM2543408v3, whole genome shotgun sequence genome, the window TTTTCCCAAGATAACCTAATTCTGGATTTTCTCTAAAAATCTTTGGATGATCCCAAAACCAACAGGGTGGGGGTGAGGAACTAAGGTTAACAAACAGGAACTCTGAACTTTCCAGGCAATTGTCATGTACTTTTTCAAAACTACCCGAGTTTTAACTCACCTATCTTTCACACATAGCAAATTCCGTCTGTATCCTTACTGTCAGTCACATGGACACAATGTGTACATTTGTTTATGTTTCTTTTTCTAActtatgtttagttttttttttgtagaactaGCCTTGTCCTTCCTTGTGAGAGCGTAGCTACTAGCATGGTTTGCGCTCAAGGGGTTACGAGAGAGGTTTGAGGAATATTAAATGGTTGGTTTCTTCTTAATTAATGACTCGGTGTAATGCATCGTAGGTATGGATGAAAGCTTACCTAATCACTTCAAAAGATCAcaaatattatatttatttatttttttaaagggggtgATTTGACAATTCAATACGAGATGCTTGATTTTTGGGAAGCATCATagtttcacattttgtttttaatcgtaatattttgtcattttatactCTTAGTGGTCCACTGTAATTAGCTTTTGAGTTCCTTTTCCTGACGTTTCCAAGTTAATGCTAAGCTAGCATAAAATCAGCACGTGAGCTGATTTTGCCAAACTCCAAGCTCAAGCTAAGCTAACCTAACAGGAAAtagtaaaataaattacaaagtcAGCTTGTGATCCTATTTTCCCCAATGTTTCCAAGCTAATGCAAAGACAAACAGAAGTGGAGGGTGGCGTGGGATGGAGGAATGATACTATGGTCATGCTAAGCTAACAGGAAGAGGAAACTTTCTTTATGTCAGCTTGTGAGCTCTCTTTATCCATTGGTTCCAACATCGTGTTAAGCTAATaagaaatagttaaaaaaaaaactaacaatgctgtgtgtgtgtgtgtgtgtgtgtttggagagtgggggggggggctcaaaactattaaaaaaaaacctcacaagtgTCAGCTTTGTCTACATGGTGGCTAACAGAAGCTCTCAGTCAGTCACATGTATGAAAAGGCGAAAACATTTCCCAGTTGAATAATATTAGCCACTCTGCCAAAGCACACACAACCCAATCACTCATACGTTTTGGGGTGTTGACATTGACAGCTTTTAGACGCATACACAGAGCAAGTTTTGAAGTCTACTCATGAGACGATTGTGACTTCTATAGATTTGACTTGGCGTGATTTAACCTACATTCATGAAATTGAGAAAAATGTCGGGACAGAACGATCTGTATTTGAACATAATTTTTCCGCCGGCTACGAATGTCTTGAGTTGCGTTTGGTTCTTAACTgtgtgcaagaaaaaaagttgtaatattaaTCACGTTATATGACTAGATCGCCTAACTGTAGGCATATTTTCCCCCACCTTGACcagtttttcttcaaaattccCCCGTCGCCACCCACTGTGCTCCTTTCCCTCCCCCTCTTGATTGATGAACTTCTTGAAAGGCGATCGGGTGTCCAGGCAATCAGGCAGGCGGCAGACTAAACATTGCCGCCGCTGTTCTGCTTTGCTGTTCTCCCCTTTGCAGCCCACTTAACACTTACTTGAAAGACGTCCTCTGTTATCCTCAACCCTCAACTCTCAGCTGCTTTTGGAAAGCCTAAAAATCTaaatgtttttgagtttttgATGAGGGAAAACAGCACGCAGCAACGATGCTCTTCATAAAAACAAGGAGTGATAACAAGAATGTACAGTAAGAATTGAATGCTGCAATTCAATTCAGTGCGCCGCTCTGTCTGGTGTGCatcttggccaccaggaggcagtgCTCTTTAACACAGCAATACCAACGAAGAGTgcactttttttattgttactcAATAAGTTGCTCTCACATTTtttgtagaggataaagaatatatgccagtGGATATTGTTTTTGTCCCGATTACtgcttatttttcaaaatatctttattttaaaaaaatagaataaaaaaataataaccatgGAGTCATGGAGTGTGtggcatgacagaaaaaaaagcaaattctaTATTTAGGTCATAAACTTAATATGATAAAAAATCAGACCGTTACGTAATGTTGAATAGATTTTGGGGGTGCGGAGGGTTGTATAATTTTATACAATATTTCATCCTTTTGGACAGcccgtggtccagtggttagcgcgtcgacctcacagtgcagaggtcgtgggttcaattccctgtgtgagtttacatgttctccccgtgcctgtgtgggttttctccgggtactccagtttcctcccacattccgaaaacttcaatggcaggctgattgaacattcaaaatcctccctaggtgtgagcgtggatggtgatTCATCCCTGTGTGCACTGCGACTtgctgggaaccagttcagggtgtcccccgcctactgcccgatgacggctgggatacgctcccatataaaatatttacaaagtaTATACAAATATTTATCCAAcctcgcctactgctcgaaggcagctgggacagTTATCAGGAGATGTGGATGAGAAATGACTGATTAATATTTATCCTACAAAGCGCTCGCTAATTCCTGACAGGATCTTTGCCTCCCTGTAGGTAAACATTAAGAACCCTTTCAATGCTTTCACAGACTCCTGAAGTTTATTCTGGCACCTCAAAATCATAAAAGATGTGCTTCTTATTTGCATAGGTCATCTTTCACTCTCTTAATAGGAATATATACCGCgcgcatgcatacacacatacaaatagaTGCCGTATATTTCTGCATCAATAGTGAAAGAAGGCCCTATGTGGGATTATGTAATGTGCCGTGAAGAGGTTTTCCTCGTGCCTTATGGGTTCGGCATCGTTTAAAGTCACTCGCCCTTCACCCCTTTCCCTGAGTCGACATGACACACTCCaggtgtgtgagcgtgtgtgtgtgtgtgtaagtgtgcacGTGCGCATGTGTTTCCGCGCTTGCGTGTagtgtgaggaggaggaggtggtggtgtgTGTTGAGGCAAAGAATGGCATCTTTGTACGCCTCACGGCCCTACATTGCTGCTTTCGGATGTTTTTGATCAAGTATGAATTGAGCCAGAACAAAGGAGGACTTTTACAAGAGAGAAGTAGGCTGAAATATCGTTGAAAGATTGCACAGATCGAGTTGGGCATTttagaagaaaataattttgtacGCATGTCTTATGATACATATTTGTACGGTATGCAAAATGGAGGACTCTCttgaataaaaatgaccattcaaggaCAGAACAAAAACTGCTGAACCAAAATTAACTTTATAAATGTTTCTATCATTGAGGCGCTATATTTGCATAGCATTCTAAATctgccaaaaaaaaccaacaacaacaattaagaGGCCTTCTCATGTGGTCGTACATATTCTGTAGGGCAGTCCAAGACCCAATGTCAGCTCGTCGTCAACATTTCTGGAATTTCTGGAAGTGGTGATGAGTGATCTTACATCTTAAAACTACAGTCGACCCTTGCAGTTTCGCAGGCACACACAGGGTGGCGGATTTCTCTTTTATTTCAATAATTTTGAAGATTTCTGatttttgtttagatttttttccccaccattcATCATGTACAAACAACCCTTTTTTAATTCTCTCATTTTTTATGAGAGAATTGTTTGTCTGTTATATATTGggaatatatatgtgtgtgtgtgtgtgtgtgtatatatatatacacacacacacacactgtatatattgcCCGCCTTCCCCTGCATCGCATGTGCGGCGTAGGCTGAGCCGCATATTCACCTGAAGAAAGGCGTCGTTGTACTCCTCGACCTTATAAAGCCGCCCTCAGACTCTTTCTGGCCTTCGAGCACACTCTTTCCGTACTCGTCCTCAAAACGTCGCTTCCCAGTATGAGGGCCTCAGCTGTCGTTCTCATGGTAGCGGCGTGGGCGTGCGCGTGCCACGCTCAAAcccacaacagcggcagccagcggcagcagcagcagcacggcATCTGGGACGAGCCCATCCGCTTCAGCACCAAGAGCAAGGACGCCTGCACCATGGTGGTGTCGGAGGCCTCCGACCACACCCGGCTGCGCGTCTCTTGCAAGGGCACCGCGCCGCCAGGCGCCGCCCGGGGCCGCGCTTATTACTGCGACTTCCAGGGCAAGCCCAACCTGTGCCGCGCCTACAGCCTCAACCCGCGCCACTACTTCACGCAGATCATGTGGGAGTTGCGCAAACTGAGCCACGCCTGCCAGGGCGCCAAACTCTACCGGCCGCCCATGTGCAAAAACCATCCCGACGAGGTCCAGATGAGCTTCTTGTCCGCCTGGCCCAGAGCAGTCAAGCCCGCTGCCACTCAGAAACTGCAGAAGCCTCAGACCCCCGCCAAGACCCAAGCGGGCAAAGCCGTCCCAGCCCCCGCCAGGAAGACCACCCCCAAGCCAGCCAAGACCACCGCGAGGTCCCCGACGGAGCTGCCCGAGTCCAAGGCATCCCGCATAGCCACGGATTACTGCTGGAAGAGCTTCCACGGCATCTGCAAGTACTTCATTGGATGGTTTAAGGACTGACGCAGACGAGTGAGTCATGCTGCAAGAaagcgggagggggcggggggtaaagTCGTGCTGACGACACAATCGGCTCTGTCAAAGTGAAAACAACTCCACTTTTTGGGGCTCCATGAATGGACCCAGTTTGTTCGGATTTGGATCGGAAGctgatttaattaatttttacagAAATTTagcaaatcatttttgtttcttttttttaaagtatttattttaaatgacaatcacaaaatgttttatttcaatacttgttgataaaatatttttggaactGAAAAATTATGCTGATTtgaaaaatttgtattttttaaaaaacattttctttttatttatgtaacagaaatttcacaataaaatcaCGGGTCTTTGTTAAATATAAACTATATTGATAAAGgagatttaaaaaatcatttggaatGTTGAAAAACTATCAATTCATCTATCAATCGGGTAAAAACGAATCCATCAATTGGAATTTACTGAATGTAGCCTTTGTGATACAAGAAATGATTGTGAAAGTCAaacaatttttgaaatgttgattGGACATGTCGAATTTATTGACTGATAAATTTTGTTTCAGGTGGGGGCACTTGTCACATGACATCGGCAATCACAACTGAGCATCACTATAGTGAGTGAGTGATCGTCAAAATTGGAAGGCGAATAAAATGAAGAGTTCTCATTTTCATTCAGGCGCCGTGtgctgttttgcttttatttttttttaacctctcaaGCCGCTTCCAATCATGCGCTGTGTTCAAAGACCTCCTTGTTTTGCACACATCAGCAACCCGTCTGCCGACTGGCCCTGTAGAATTGTTCACATTTCGGACAGCTGAACTACACATTACACTATTCAGCTGTGAACGCATAAACGCAGAGGTGGACTGTGTGTTACACAGACTGGCCTACTGACCAAACTCTTATATTGTTCGAACATCAGTCGAGAAGCAgggtacagtggatataaaaagtctccaCACCCCTGCTGGGATGCCTTTTGGGATGCAAGAAtaacagggtacaccctgaactggtcgccagccaatcaccagGCAAATATGCCctcaacattcacactcacattcatacccaTGGAAAATCTAGTGTTTAATAAGCcaaacgtgcatgttttgggaatttgtTAGCAAGCTGGAGTACCTCAAGGGTCCAACCCAGAACCTCTGAACTTTGAGGCAGAAGTGCTGACCACGAGCTGACTGTGCTGAGGCTCACTATTGCAATGCTTTCGCTTCTGATACATGAAGAAGCATGTCCTCGATGACTCATGAGTAACTAGAAGCAGTTCCCCAATCATTGGGCTCGGCCGAGCATGAGTGATTTGTCTTTTCTGGGCTTCAGTGTGCCTGAAAAGATTGAATTTTTCGAACCGTGTCAAGCCGAGTGAACGGTATTTATATTCGCGGTTCCAATTATCACCCTCCTCAAAATTCCTTCAGAGCCCCGAGTGGAaagtttgaggaaaaaaatcatccccAGACACCACTTTTGCGGATCGACATGATCGACATGCACCAGGGAGACTAGATtaaccatgaatgtttttgtgaatgcttgtttgctcATGTGTGCCTTTTGTACCCCGCCAGGATTAAGATTAGGGCCCTCCAAATCTGGCAGAGTACACCCACACTTGGTATTCCAAACAGACGCGTTTTGTAATCATGGCGTCCATCAAATTATCCCAACATGTCCTGGCTTGTCAGCATGTTTACCAGGCTTTCATTAAAATATTCTAGGAAATATAAAAACCTGACGAAATTTAGTAAAGTCaattataaaaatgaataacttGTGATTCACTTCAGCAGCATAACGAACTGAATCACCTTAGTCACCATTTTCGCTCACTGTTAGGCAGATTTCACGAGGGCGAGATCACTTTTTCCCTATTGgctaatgaaaaaaatggatcacGTGGTGGTAcatgggctccctctagtggtagaaGAAGAAGCATTGAGCTtgtggtttcctttttttttttttaatccagtacaTTCCATTTGGTTAACAGTTCAGTTATGTTCATAAAAAGTACAAACATTCTTATTTAATTgatgtgcaatacattttaattgaatcataATTTAAGTACAGTTCGTTATTTTCCTACAGTTAAGGGCTATTTAAATGTTTAATGTTAACGTGGCCTAAAATAATTTCAGAAATACAGTTAGGAAATAAAAACGGTCGCTTTATTGAACACTTGTGCCTATAgcactactgtattttaatgtcaaTCTTGATGGTGATTTTTGTTTAGGTCGTAAGTGATGTAAAATGTTTGACGAATACTAAAtaatttctgttttgtttataaCGTATACACATTttaaggaaaacacacacacaaaaagaaaagtggTTATGAAAAACTTTTTATTTGAAGCAAGATAAATTCGCCACGGGGTCCTCGCACTTGACCGACACCGTGACCCGATCGTCGCCTCGCTCCCGGGCAAGCCACGTGCAGTTCATGGTACCTCCGTAGGGGAAGTTTCCCCGGCCGGCCACCGCTGGAGCTGTCCCGAGAACCCCTGCCGATCATCAGGAAGggaagacaaacaaacagagTTCTCAGCATCTTGACAATGGTCCAATCACTGAAGCCCGTCTACCTTATAGGCAcaaaacaacttccggtgagtaATGGAGAGCCAATCAGAGTCGTCCGCAGCGCCCACCATCCAAACACATCCAGACAGACCAGTTTCATTCGAATTTGCAAGAAAAGTTGGAGAGTTCTGTACTTCTTGTCAAGGGACAGAAGGGTGATGTTTGAGGCGCAGATGACTGCGAAAGGACGGCTGCAACCACCGGCATGTGACCGTTGGCCCATCCATCAGGCAAGTTGATCACGCTTATGTTTTAATTGATTGCACATTAcccccaaaatacaaaaatccaAAGACAAAAGGCATGACAAACGATTTGATTGTACTTCATCAATTGAAAAGTTTATTACCGAGTCAGCTTTCAAACAAACAGGAGCAAACATGGAAATGGGATCATTCGTGAAATTAGCGGACCGTCTGTTAAAAAGCGGGATGGACGTGAAACTGAAACGTTAGCTACCTTTCCAAGATTGGCTATGAAATTTTCAAAAGTACCCGACGGCTCATCTGTCAGCATCCCAATGTGATGCATTTGTGCGGTGAGTAACTTCGAACGAGCTCGGTCGTCTCCCAAAACTGCAGGAGGTGGGATTTGATTTGGCCACTGTTGCCACGGTTACGCATCATCCCCTCCGCAGAGGAGGAGTAAGGCCTTGCGGTAGTCGCCGCCAGTATCACCCTGtatacagaaaacaaacaaaacacacacatacacaaagctTGAGAGAATGTCAGCCTTCATCACTTCTCATAATTACTTTAACAGTACTTTCAGGATAAATTTTCAAGGTCTTGCCGAAAACATCCAATCGTACCAATATTTATGTAAAACCATATGGTATTGATTTCAACATCATTCACTTCACAATTTTAGCTACAAATATGTCCTGAAATATAAATGTATGCTATGCTAACATgctccaaaataatttttaaaaagtcaaaatattacaaaaatgcgatcaacattttaaaagaaaaacactgtAATACTAGAGCACAgtggttaaaaaaaggaaaaatattcAAAGAATGAAGTCATGATTTCACAAGATAAAAGTACTATTAAAACTATAGTATTGCAGTCAGATGGTAATTTTACAAGAGCGACCGATATGAGAACAATGGGGCGGCGTTAATGTGCACCTTGATCATGGAGTGGAGGGAGCAGGCAAACATCCTCCTGAATTCTGCTCTGATGTCCAACAAGTCCACCTCGCTGCGAGTGGCCATCACTCGGATCACTGTGTTGTCGTCGGTTCCTGCACCCTGACAACATACAAACCTgaatatcaatccatccatccatccagatcGAGATAGATGCACACCTTCATTGCGTGGTACAGAGTCTCAGCAAAATAGGCCGGGACGCTCCTGGCGCACTTCACTACAGagggaaacaacagaaaaaaaagttgtcattttacaagtCTTGGGGACAAGTAGCCGAGGTACACACTGAACTAACCAACAGCGAGCAGCAGCTCTCTGAGGCTTCCGGATGTCTCCCTCCTGATGCTCTCTTCCATCTCGTACCCTGACAGCTTCATGTAGGCGTCAAAGACTGAAAAAAAGAGTGCACAAAAATGAGGTGACGAACGTGAGTGCGCTACGTGCCGGCCTCCCCACAAACCTTTCCTGAGGTGCTGGGCGCTGCGATTTCCCAGGATGGTAACAAACGTCTGCTCGTCGGTGCCGAACTTGTGCTCGCCGGCCTTGAACAGGACCTACCCAAAAGACGTTTTGAGATTTTAAGAAAGTGAAAACAAGCCTCTGAAAAACGCTCCTCTAATTATTTCCATGTCTTCACAAGGTAACCAACTAGCTAGCAAAGCTAACCAACAATGAACGAAAGTACTTGGACTTGTGGTCAGTAAGCAGCTTGCTAGCTAACTAGATAGCTACATAAGTGGGTGTTTGCTAGTTAGCTAACTAGATAAACGGCAAGCTAAACAGTTTAGCTTCCCACAGTTGGCAAGTGTTTGCCAACTCGCTAGATAACTTCTTCTGAAAAGTAAAATACATGAAACAGCTGATTAAAATCAGCTAACTAACAAGCTAGCCAAACAATTAATAGTAAAGTAACTGATGTTCCAGTGATTCTAGTTTACTCGGAGTCATCACTGGCTAACAAACAGACCTGGGGTGGTCTTTTAATTGCAATGTTGCAAGCGCCTCAATTCTTCAAACTGTAAATTCGAAGTTGTTCTTGCGCTGGCATATTATCAAGGCTCTGACATAAATGCTTCTATTGTGATTAAAGTTGTCCAGTTAGCCATTTCATTAGCAAACACTTCCTTACTGTTATGGTTTGATAGCAGTTGGCAAGCAATTGCTCACGAGCTGGCCAGGTAACTAACCATAATCAAAAACATTAATTGACCATTTTTCTTAGCGCGACTCAAATCAAATAGTCAATGATGATATTTTATCATATTCTACGAGCTTACTTCAGCATCAGTCTGGATGTTTGCCTCTTGGACACCAGTCTGCCTGTTGGCCTGTGTGGACAGAGTGAAGAGATGAGAACATACACTTGCACAATTCGATCTCTGAACCGCTGAATAATACATGAATGCAAACCGAGCACTGTTAATGGAAGACAATTTCCATAGACCAACATTCAAGTTGCTCCTAAGAGACAAGATAGAAAGTAGGAGATGTTGTTGACCTGGAGCAGGATGACCAGGAGCCTCTTGAAGTGACCTGAGGTGTCTCCTGACACGTCTTCCTCCAGATCATCATCGTACTCTgataaaaacaagcaaacaaaaaaaataaaaaattaaatatgcgCTACTTGACACAGTTTATTCTTTTCATGAAGGAATACTGGCTTCACACCGTTATAAACACACTGTTGTCACTATATTAAAAGAGACAGCAGGCCTTTGTAGAAAAATCCAGCTTTTCAGTCACAATTTTAATATCCAAAATAGTCATTTCAAAACAGTCATATTTTGCCTGTAATACTGTGAGACTTGTCACTTTACGTcaagttgaacaaaaaaaaatcttgaaagaatgttctcatttttgagagaataaaatcaatattttcttgaaaagtagtCATAATATTAAGAGCGAAAATATTTCTTTGTAaatccgttttttttgtgtggaaaaaaaaggatatttgcAATTTTACCCTATTTTTCACTGACAAATAAAGGATGGTTACAGAAAATAGCAGTGCGACAGAAAAAAGGATTTTGCTCAACACAAATTTTACATGGTAAATTCCATTgctatttgttcatattttgccTACAATCTTGTGAGACAAATCATTTAAATTTGGTgaggaaaattatttatttaataaagttttttttccattttatgaaaaaaaattgaaactaaAATTACACAGTTGATGGAAAAATTCACAATTTAACGAAAAAACtaattgtttttgggggggactgtcattatgcaaaaaaagtcaaatattttttgcagaaaaaaagtcataattttgTCAAATCATATTAAAAGACGTCATTTTTAATTCCAGGAAAAACATTCATATTCCACAgtgttttcagcaaatcaggGGCCCACCGGAAGTGCactgtgattttgtgtgtgtgtgtgaggagggggcgggggagacCTTGTAAACCAAAACAGGTTACCTCGTCTATAGGCGGCTACGATGTCCTTCACCTGGTGAGCGGTCCTGGAGGCCAGAATCTCCACCAGCACCTTCTCATCGGTGCCTGCCCCCTAGTGATCAAAGAGGGCATTTTCAAAGGCCAAAGGACAGACAGTAAGTGCTctttaatttgtctttttggtaGTGAAGATTTATGTAGTCGACTCAGTCGCCACTGAAGCCCTGAGTACCAAATACACGACCCGCTCTTGAAGATGATCATGCTCGGTGTTGTCCTTCCACCtcgccaaacaaaacaaatatccaGAAAACTTC encodes:
- the LOC127613931 gene encoding fibroblast growth factor-binding protein 2-like is translated as MRASAVVLMVAAWACACHAQTHNSGSQRQQQQHGIWDEPIRFSTKSKDACTMVVSEASDHTRLRVSCKGTAPPGAARGRAYYCDFQGKPNLCRAYSLNPRHYFTQIMWELRKLSHACQGAKLYRPPMCKNHPDEVQMSFLSAWPRAVKPAATQKLQKPQTPAKTQAGKAVPAPARKTTPKPAKTTARSPTELPESKASRIATDYCWKSFHGICKYFIGWFKD
- the anxa5b gene encoding annexin A5b isoform X1, whose translation is MRGSASRGTVKASANFNASADAEVLYKAMKGLGTDEEAILQLLTARSNAQRQQIVTTYKTLFGKDLIQDLKGELGGKFETLIVALMTAPLAYDVTSLRNAIKGAGTDEKVLVEILASRTAHQVKDIVAAYRREYDDDLEEDVSGDTSGHFKRLLVILLQANRQTGVQEANIQTDAEVLFKAGEHKFGTDEQTFVTILGNRSAQHLRKVFDAYMKLSGYEMEESIRRETSGSLRELLLAVVKCARSVPAYFAETLYHAMKGAGTDDNTVIRVMATRSEVDLLDIRAEFRRMFACSLHSMIKGDTGGDYRKALLLLCGGDDA
- the anxa5b gene encoding annexin A5b isoform X2, coding for MASRGTVKASANFNASADAEVLYKAMKGLGTDEEAILQLLTARSNAQRQQIVTTYKTLFGKDLIQDLKGELGGKFETLIVALMTAPLAYDVTSLRNAIKGAGTDEKVLVEILASRTAHQVKDIVAAYRREYDDDLEEDVSGDTSGHFKRLLVILLQANRQTGVQEANIQTDAEVLFKAGEHKFGTDEQTFVTILGNRSAQHLRKVFDAYMKLSGYEMEESIRRETSGSLRELLLAVVKCARSVPAYFAETLYHAMKGAGTDDNTVIRVMATRSEVDLLDIRAEFRRMFACSLHSMIKGDTGGDYRKALLLLCGGDDA